A window from Variovorax sp. PBL-E5 encodes these proteins:
- a CDS encoding cupin, protein MAIHHAVPGELIAVRPLGSGLRQETTKTLYKSERLELFRMILLAGETKPVHQVPGELTVQCIEGLIELSFAGINEAMQRGDLKCLVGGEPFALKAFEDSSLLFTLLLHEH, encoded by the coding sequence ATGGCGATTCACCACGCAGTACCTGGCGAGCTCATCGCCGTTCGCCCGCTGGGAAGCGGCCTCAGGCAGGAGACCACGAAGACCCTGTACAAGTCGGAGCGTCTTGAGTTGTTCCGGATGATTCTGCTGGCTGGGGAAACCAAACCGGTGCATCAGGTTCCAGGCGAATTGACAGTCCAATGCATAGAAGGCCTGATCGAACTCTCGTTTGCAGGGATCAATGAGGCCATGCAGCGAGGTGATCTCAAGTGTCTGGTAGGTGGCGAGCCATTTGCTCTGAAGGCGTTCGAAGACTCCTCGTTGCTCTTCACCCTTTTGTTGCACGAGCATTGA
- the sdhC gene encoding succinate dehydrogenase, cytochrome b556 subunit, translating to MNRPVFLNLMQIRMPVGAVTSIAHRVSGVLLALGVPFSAYIFDLSLQGPRSFERAQELLAGSMLKAAAIVFVWALAHHLLAGVRHLLSDIGVGSRLPFARRSAWVVNGTGVFIALLAAWALL from the coding sequence ATGAACAGACCTGTATTTCTCAATCTCATGCAGATCCGGATGCCGGTGGGTGCGGTGACGTCGATCGCGCACCGGGTCAGCGGCGTTCTACTGGCGCTGGGTGTCCCTTTCAGCGCCTACATCTTCGATCTTTCGCTGCAAGGCCCGCGGTCCTTTGAGCGGGCGCAGGAGCTGCTCGCCGGATCGATGCTCAAGGCCGCCGCGATCGTGTTCGTCTGGGCCCTGGCGCATCACCTTCTGGCCGGCGTGCGGCACCTGCTGAGCGACATCGGCGTGGGCTCGCGCTTACCGTTCGCCCGGCGCAGCGCATGGGTCGTGAACGGGACTGGGGTCTTCATCGCCCTGCTCGCGGCGTGGGCGCTGCTTTGA